The following are from one region of the Cyclopterus lumpus isolate fCycLum1 chromosome 21, fCycLum1.pri, whole genome shotgun sequence genome:
- the LOC117750703 gene encoding olfactory receptor 6F1-like, giving the protein MDNVSVIGIFILSGLNETVNYRITIFSLTLLYYCMILFFNISIIMIVILDQNLHEPMYILLCSFCFNGLYGTTGFYPKLLLDLLSSSQQISYEGCLLQAFVMYSFACCELSILAVMAYDRYLAICRPLHYNSVMTKRRLSQLICFSWLTPFCIFSINIVLTSRLNLCGSKIPKLFCVNWVIVKLTCPGTDTVSSNIFSYAIIIIYVCHGLFTIWTYMHMIRTCVRSKVDRVKFIQTCVPHLVSLVTFLVVIVFDLMYLRFGSTDLPQSIQNFIAIEFLLIPPVMNPLIYGFKLTKIRNRILGLINFERK; this is encoded by the coding sequence ATGAGACAGTCAATTACAGAATTACTATCTTTTCACTTACTTTACTGTATTACTGTATGATCTTGTTTTTCAATATCTCTATCATCATGATTGTTATCTTGGATCAAAACCTACATGAACCCATGTACATCCTTTTGTGCAGTTTTTGCTTTAATGGACTTTATGGGACCACAGGTTTCTACCCCAAACTGCTCTTAGATCTGCTGTCTTCCTCTCAACAGATCTCATATGAAGGATGCCTTTTACAGGCTTTTGTCATGTATTCATTTGCCTGCTGTGAATTATCTATTCTAGCCGTCATGGCCTACGACAGATATCTGGCTATATGTCGACCACTTCACTACAACTCTGTCATGACAAAGAGGAGGCTCTCTCAGCTCATATGTTTCTCCTGGCTAACACCTTTCTGCATCTTTTCCATCAACATTGTGCTCACGTCAAGACTAAATTTATGTGGTTCAAAAATTCCGAAACTCTTTTGTGTGAACTGGGTAATTGTCAAACTCACTTGCCCTGGCACTGACACTGTTTCAAGTAATATTTTTTCATATGCAATAATTATCATTTATGTGTGTCATGGTTTATTCACAATTTGGACTTACATGCATATGATTAGAACTTGCGTGAGGTCCAAAGTTGACAGGGTAAAGTTTATACAGACATGTGTGCCTCATTTAGTCTCTTTAGTCACATTCCTTGTTGTAATAGTTTTTGATTTGATGTATTTGCGATTTGGCTCCACAGATTTACCTCAGAGCATTCAAAACTTCATCGCTATAGAATTCCTGCTCATTCCTCCTGTGATGAATCCTCTAATATATGGATTCAAACTGACAAAGATACGAAACAGAATTTTAGGTTTAATTaactttgaaagaaaatga
- the LOC117750724 gene encoding olfactory receptor 6F1-like, whose protein sequence is MDNVSVIGIFILSGLNETVNYRITIFSLTLLYYCMILFFNISIIMIVILDQNLHEPMYILLCSFCFNGLYGTTGFYPKLLLDLLSSSQQISYEGCLLQAFVMYSFACCELSILAVMAYDRYLAICRPLHYNSVMTKMRLSQLICFSWLTPFCIFSISIVLTSTLKLCGSKIPKLFCVNWLIVKLTCPGTDTVSSNILSYATIIIFVCHGLFTIWTYMHMIRTCLRSKDDRAKFMQTCVPHLVSLVTFLVVILFDLMYMRLGSTDLPQSIQNFIAIEFLLIPPVMNPLIYGFKLTKIRNRILGLMYVENK, encoded by the coding sequence ATGGATAATGTTTCTGTTATAGGAATTTTCATTCTCTCAGGGCTAAATGAGACAGTCAATTACAGAATTACTATCTTTTCACTTACTTTACTGTATTACTGTATGATCTTGTTTTTCAATATCTCTATCATCATGATTGTTATCTTAGATCAAAACCTACATGAACCCATGTACATCCTTTTGTGCAGTTTTTGCTTTAATGGACTTTATGGGACCACAGGTTTCTACCCCAAACTGCTCTTAGATCTGCTGTCTTCCTCTCAACAGATCTCATATGAAGGATGCCTTTTACAGGCTTTTGTCATGTATTCATTTGCCTGCTGTGAATTATCTATTCTAGCCGTCATGGCCTACGACAGATATCTGGCTATATGTCGACCACTTCACTACAACTCTGTCATGACAAAGATGAGGCTCTCTCAGCTCATATGTTTCTCCTGGCTAACACCTTTCTGCATCTTTTCCATCAGTATTGTTCTGACATCTACGCTAAAGTTATGTGGTTCAAAAATTCCAAAACTGTTTTGTGTGAATTGGTTAATTGTCAAACTCACTTGCCCTGGCACTGACACTGTTTCAAGTAATATTCTCTCTTATGCAACAATTATCATTTTTGTGTGTCATGGTTTATTCACAATTTGGACTTACATGCATATGATTAGAACTTGTCTGAGGTCCAAAGATGACAGGGCAAAGTTTATGCAGACATGTGTGCCTCATTTAGTCTCTTTAGTCACATTCCTTGTTGTCATACTTTTTGATTTGATGTATATGCGATTGGGCTCCACAGATTTACCTCAGAGCATTCAAAACTTCATCGCTATAGAATTCCTGCTCATTCCTCCTGTGATGAATCCTCTAATATATGGATTCAAACTGACAAAGATACGAAACAGAATTTTAGGTTTAATGTACGTTGAAAACAAATGA
- the agpat3 gene encoding 1-acyl-sn-glycerol-3-phosphate acyltransferase gamma produces the protein MAVLDYLKSLFILQLLMGFVFVVSGLIINFIQLCTCILWPINKQLYRKINCRLAYSLWSQLVMLLEWWSGTECTLYTDQATVDKFGKEHVITILNHNYEIDFLCGWTMCERFGILGSSKVLAKHELLKVPLIGWTWYFLEIVFCKRKWEEDRKTVFKGLSGLKDYPEYMWFLLYCEGTRFTETKHQISMQVAESKGLPKLKYHLLPRTKGFTTTLQCLQGTVTAVYDVTLNFKDNQTPTLLGIVKGKKYKADLSVRRFPVEDIPADEKECAIWLHKLYQEKDALQEFYKKEGKFPGPTITTRRRPWTLLNFLFWATLLLSPLINFACGVVVSGSPLLIIGFIIFLIIASIAIRRLIGVTEVKKTGSSYGNPEAKKEN, from the exons ATGGCTGTGCTGGACTACCTGAAGAGCCTGTTCATCCTGCAGTTGCTGATGggctttgtgtttgtggtgaGCGGCCTCATCATAAACTTCATTCAGCTCTGCACCTGCATCCTCTGGCCAATAAACAAGCAGCTCTATCGCAAAATCAACTGCCGGCTGGCCTACTCCCTCTGGAGTC AGCTGGTGATGCTGCTGGAGTGGTGGTCAGGCACAGAATGCACCCTATACACTGACCAAGCTACGGTGGACAAGTTCGGCAAAGAGCATGTCATCACCATCCTCAACCACAACTATGAGATCGACTTCCTGTGTGGCTGGACCATGTGTGAACGATTTGGCATTCTAGGG AGTTCAAAAGTGCTAGCCAAACACGAGCTACTGAAGgtccctctgattggctggaccTGGTACTTCCTAGAAATAGTCTTCTGCAAAAGAAAGTGGGAGGAGGACCGAAAGACTGTCTTCAAGGGACTGAGCGGGCTCAAAGACTATCCTGAATATATGTGG TTTCTGCTGTACTGTGAGGGAACCCGCTTTACAGAGACGAAGCACCAAATCAGTATGCAGGTTGCCGAGAGTAAAGGCCTGCCCAAGCTCAAATACCACCTACTTCCCCGAACCAAAGGATTCACCACCACACTGCAGTGTCTTCAGGGcacag TAACTGCTGTGTACGATGTGACTCTGAACTTCAAAGACAACCAAACTCCAACTCTCCTGGGCATCGTCAAGGGCAAGAAATACAAAGCTGACTTGAGTGTGCG GCGGTTTCCTGTAGAGGACATACCAGCTGATGAGAAGGAGTGTGCGATCTGGCTGCACAAGCTCTACCAGGAGAAG GATGCCTTACAGGAATTCTACAAAAAGGAAGGCAAGTTCCCCGGACCCACAATAACCACACGTCGCAGGCCATGGACGCTGCTGAACTTCCTGTTTTGGGCCACCCTGCTGCTTTCGCCCCTCATCAACTTTGCTTGTGGAGTGGTTGTCAGTGGCTCCCCCCTCCTCATCATTGGTTTCATCATTTTCCTCATCATAG CCTCAATAGCTATCCGTCGCCTCATAGGGGTCACCGAGGTGAAGAAAACAGGCTCCAGTTACGGCAACCCGGAGGCCAAGAAGGAAAACTAA